Proteins from a single region of Phycisphaeraceae bacterium D3-23:
- a CDS encoding SulP family inorganic anion transporter, protein MPSDIELPDSPADADIPHAPPTRLFGIPAISREGLDSYFPRNPKADILSGITVALALVPEAVAFAIVADVPPMVGLYSAFMIGLLTSIFGGRPGMISGATGAMAVVVVALVIEHDITYLFPAVILCGIIQIGVGVCRLGKLIRMVPHPVMLGFVNGLAIVIGMAQLGSFKTNDGEWFSGPTIGIMAVLVLLTMAIIHFLPKFTKAIPSSLAAIVVVSGIAILVLRPVGLPTPDVAGMAGQIKGGLFELITPAIFPPGMFTLGGAWETFMVVLPYAVILAGVGLIESLMTMSLIDEMTETRGRGNRECVGQGVANVACGFFGGMGGCAMIGQSLINVNSGGRNRLSGLVAALCLLAFILFLGRWIGMIPMAALVGVMFMVVIGTFEWASIKMFKRMPRADMFVMVTVVLITVFMHNLALAVLVGVIVAALVFAWQHATHMGADTKLNEHGSKVYQLHGPLFFASVESFKQLFNPADDPDDVVIDFYYTRVYDQSGLEAIHTIAEKYRAHDKRLHLVHLSEECAKLLADAGDLVEVNISEDPHYHVATDRLG, encoded by the coding sequence ATGCCCTCCGATATCGAACTTCCCGATTCGCCCGCCGACGCCGACATCCCGCACGCGCCGCCGACCCGCCTTTTCGGCATCCCCGCGATCAGCCGGGAGGGGCTCGACTCCTACTTCCCGCGTAACCCCAAGGCCGACATCTTGTCGGGCATCACCGTCGCGCTGGCGCTGGTGCCCGAGGCCGTCGCGTTTGCGATCGTCGCCGACGTCCCGCCGATGGTCGGGCTCTACAGCGCTTTTATGATCGGGCTCCTGACCAGCATCTTCGGCGGCCGGCCGGGCATGATCTCCGGCGCGACCGGCGCGATGGCCGTCGTCGTCGTCGCCCTCGTGATCGAGCACGACATCACGTACCTCTTCCCCGCCGTGATCCTCTGCGGCATCATCCAGATCGGCGTCGGCGTCTGCCGGCTGGGCAAGCTCATCCGCATGGTCCCCCACCCCGTCATGCTCGGCTTCGTCAACGGGCTCGCCATCGTCATCGGCATGGCGCAGCTGGGCAGCTTCAAGACCAACGACGGCGAGTGGTTCAGCGGGCCGACGATCGGCATCATGGCCGTGCTGGTGCTGCTGACGATGGCCATCATCCACTTCCTCCCCAAGTTCACCAAGGCGATCCCGTCGTCGCTTGCGGCGATCGTGGTCGTCTCGGGCATCGCCATCCTTGTCCTGCGGCCGGTGGGGCTGCCGACGCCGGATGTCGCGGGCATGGCCGGGCAAATCAAGGGCGGGCTCTTCGAGCTCATCACCCCCGCGATCTTCCCGCCCGGCATGTTTACGCTCGGCGGCGCGTGGGAAACCTTCATGGTCGTCCTGCCCTACGCCGTCATCCTCGCCGGCGTCGGGCTCATCGAGTCACTCATGACCATGTCCCTCATCGACGAGATGACCGAGACCCGCGGCCGCGGCAACCGCGAGTGCGTCGGCCAAGGCGTCGCCAACGTCGCCTGCGGGTTCTTCGGCGGCATGGGCGGGTGCGCCATGATCGGCCAGTCCCTCATCAACGTGAACTCCGGCGGACGCAACCGCCTCTCCGGCCTCGTCGCCGCGCTCTGCCTCCTCGCGTTTATCCTCTTCCTCGGGCGGTGGATCGGCATGATCCCCATGGCCGCGCTCGTCGGCGTCATGTTCATGGTCGTCATCGGCACCTTCGAGTGGGCCTCGATCAAGATGTTCAAACGCATGCCCAGGGCCGACATGTTCGTCATGGTCACCGTCGTCCTCATCACCGTCTTCATGCACAACCTCGCGCTCGCCGTGCTCGTCGGCGTGATCGTCGCCGCACTCGTCTTCGCCTGGCAGCACGCCACCCACATGGGCGCAGACACCAAACTCAATGAGCACGGCTCCAAGGTCTACCAGCTCCACGGCCCGCTGTTCTTCGCCTCCGTCGAATCCTTCAAGCAGCTCTTCAACCCCGCCGACGACCCCGACGACGTCGTCATCGACTTCTACTACACCCGCGTCTACGACCAGTCGGGCCTCGAAGCGATCCACACCATCGCCGAGAAGTACCGCGCCCACGACAAACGCCTGCACCTGGTCCACCTCAGCGAGGAGTGCGCGAAGCTGCTCGCGGATGCCGGCGACCTGGTCGAGGTCAACATCAGCGAAGACCCGCACTACCACGTCGCCACCGACCGCCTCGGGTAG
- a CDS encoding C39 family peptidase has protein sequence MHKHPAYRLSALACLVLLLVGCATPQRDWLNNPLGMADQTHRFDGPIGPPVSNADADTPPPTAHWQSAPVTTAFPFTELLPSWNVNVGEASGVKLFVRTRDAEAGEWSPWLYTGSWGATTDAGKDTTDFEHGEVKVDYLVLDRPADAFELRIVFEHSGDESEDLAAWPQVRKLVAVVSGTIGDPQGRDIIVMESKPDPRAAYDPIDLAVPYRTQQALPAALRSRTCSPTSTSMVLAFRGADGPTLENAERIFDAEYDIYGNWGRAVARAGELGFDAELARFRTWAQVRDTLETGQPIIASIRFREGEFPSNPMSSTAGHLIVIRGLTAEGDAIVNDPAFREGGEAIVYKKEELARAWLGHGGVGYVIGERVVAPADGQGQ, from the coding sequence ATGCACAAGCACCCCGCCTACCGGTTGTCCGCGCTCGCCTGCCTCGTCCTGCTCCTCGTCGGCTGCGCCACGCCGCAGCGCGACTGGCTCAACAACCCGCTGGGCATGGCCGACCAGACCCACCGCTTCGACGGGCCGATCGGGCCACCCGTGTCCAACGCGGACGCCGATACGCCCCCGCCGACCGCGCACTGGCAGTCCGCGCCCGTGACGACCGCCTTCCCGTTTACCGAGCTGCTGCCGTCGTGGAATGTGAACGTCGGCGAGGCGTCGGGCGTCAAGCTGTTTGTCAGGACACGCGACGCCGAGGCCGGCGAATGGTCGCCCTGGCTCTACACCGGGTCGTGGGGCGCGACGACGGACGCGGGCAAGGACACCACCGACTTCGAGCACGGCGAGGTCAAGGTCGACTACCTCGTGCTGGATCGGCCGGCGGATGCGTTCGAGCTGCGCATCGTGTTCGAGCACTCGGGGGACGAGTCCGAAGACCTTGCGGCCTGGCCGCAGGTGCGCAAGCTGGTCGCGGTGGTGTCGGGCACGATTGGTGACCCGCAGGGGCGCGACATCATCGTGATGGAGTCGAAGCCGGACCCACGGGCTGCGTACGACCCGATCGACCTCGCCGTCCCATACCGCACGCAGCAGGCGTTGCCCGCGGCGTTGCGGTCGCGGACCTGTTCGCCGACCTCGACGTCGATGGTGCTCGCGTTCCGCGGCGCGGACGGGCCGACGCTGGAGAACGCCGAGCGCATTTTTGACGCGGAGTACGACATCTACGGCAACTGGGGACGGGCCGTCGCCCGGGCCGGGGAGCTGGGCTTTGATGCCGAGCTGGCGCGCTTCCGCACCTGGGCGCAGGTGCGCGACACACTCGAAACCGGCCAGCCGATCATCGCGTCGATCCGCTTTCGCGAAGGCGAGTTCCCGAGCAATCCGATGTCGTCCACCGCCGGGCACCTGATCGTGATCCGTGGGCTCACCGCCGAAGGGGATGCGATCGTCAACGACCCGGCTTTCCGCGAAGGCGGCGAGGCCATCGTCTACAAGAAAGAAGAGCTCGCCCGCGCCTGGCTGGGCCACGGCGGCGTCGGCTACGTCATCGGTGAACGCGTCGTCGCCCCGGCAGACGGGCAAGGTCAGTAG